Part of the Vibrio sp. SCSIO 43137 genome, AATCTTTTATCAATGCCATTTACCAATGCGCCTGAGATGAATACACTGAAAGCGAAATAACTGCAGGAAAGTTTTATGAGTGAAAAAAAGAGTATCAGTGAGTTTGACTTACTGCTGATCGCCAACCAAATTATTCAGCAAAATGATAGTTATATAGAGGGCATGAGAGCAGAGTCTGTAAAAGAGAAAGACGATGTTCTGGTATTTAAGGGCAACTACTTTCTAGATAGTAACGGCCTGCCGACTGAAAAAACCACCGCCGTGTTTAATATGTTTAAGTATTTAGCCCATCAGCTTTCCGGAGAATTCACCCTTAAATCTTAGTTTCCGGAATCGATAAACAGAAAAGCTCCCTAACATTTGGGAGCTTTTTCATTATGAACCGGAGATTAGCAACTTAGCTGTTTAAGTTTGTCAAAGTAGTCCGGGAAGGTTTTTGAAGTACAACCCGGATCATTGATGGTTACCGGTGTATCACTCAACGCAACCAAAGAGAAGCACATCGCCATACGGTGGTCATCATATGTATCAATGGCGGCATGCTTAAGTTCGGCTACCGGAGTAACAATAATATAATCCTCACCCTCTTCCACTTCGGCACCGACTTTGCGCAGTTCTGTCGCCATAGCGGCTAAGCGGTCTGTCTCTTTTACCCGCCAGTTATACACATTACGGATAGCTGTGGTTCCTTTGGCAAACAGCGCTGTCGTTGCTATGGTCATTGCTGCATCAGGGATATGGTTAAAGTCCATATCTACCGCTGTAAGCTCACCACAGCGGGAAATAACATAGTCATCGCCCCACTCTATCTCAGCACCCATTTTTTCCAGCGCATCGGCAAACTGAATATCGCCCTGAATGCTGTTTTTACCTATGCCGGTAACTTTAATCTCGCCACCTTTAATGGCCGCTGCGGCAAGGAAGTAAGAGGCAGAAGAAGCATCGCCTTCTACAAGGAAATCCCCCGGAGAACGATATTTCTGACCGGCAGGGATAACAAACTCTGCGTAGTCATTGTTAATCACTTCAACGCCAAACTGCTGCATAATATGCAGAGTAATATCAATATAAGGCTTTGAGACCAGCTCGCCTTCGATCTTAATGGTTACTTCACCGTCAGCTAACGGTGCCGCCATCAGAAATGCAGTAAGAAACTGGCTGGAAATAGAGCCATCAATAGAAACCGTACCGGACTTAAGCCCTGTTCCGTTGATTTTTAACGGCGGATAGTTTTCGTTTTCCAGATACTCTACCTCAGCACCCGCTGTTCTCAGCGCATCAACAAGATGGCCAATCGGACGCTCTTTCATGCGTGGTTCACCAGTAAGAACATACTCACCGGAACCAAGGCAGAGCGCTGCAGCCAAAGGTCTCATCGCTGTACCGGCATTGCCCAGAAACAGCTCTAGGCTCTGTTCACTAGTAAAAGGCGCACCCAGACCCGTTACTTCACATACGGTCTTATCCTCAGATAAGGAGTAGCTAACGCCAAGTTTACTCAGGGCGTTAAGCATATGACGGATATCGTCACTGTCGAGAAGGTTGGTCAGTCGGGTTGTGCCTTCTGATAAGGCAGCAAGCAACAAAGCACGGTTTGAAACACTTTTAGAGCCGGAAAGGTTTACTTCACCATTGACCCGGTGAATGGGGTTTAACGTAAGGCTTTCCATTGAGATTTATATATCCTTAACGATTTCGCTAAGATATGCGAAACAAAATTCTTC contains:
- the aroA gene encoding 3-phosphoshikimate 1-carboxyvinyltransferase, which encodes MESLTLNPIHRVNGEVNLSGSKSVSNRALLLAALSEGTTRLTNLLDSDDIRHMLNALSKLGVSYSLSEDKTVCEVTGLGAPFTSEQSLELFLGNAGTAMRPLAAALCLGSGEYVLTGEPRMKERPIGHLVDALRTAGAEVEYLENENYPPLKINGTGLKSGTVSIDGSISSQFLTAFLMAAPLADGEVTIKIEGELVSKPYIDITLHIMQQFGVEVINNDYAEFVIPAGQKYRSPGDFLVEGDASSASYFLAAAAIKGGEIKVTGIGKNSIQGDIQFADALEKMGAEIEWGDDYVISRCGELTAVDMDFNHIPDAAMTIATTALFAKGTTAIRNVYNWRVKETDRLAAMATELRKVGAEVEEGEDYIIVTPVAELKHAAIDTYDDHRMAMCFSLVALSDTPVTINDPGCTSKTFPDYFDKLKQLSC
- a CDS encoding YciN family protein, which translates into the protein MSEKKSISEFDLLLIANQIIQQNDSYIEGMRAESVKEKDDVLVFKGNYFLDSNGLPTEKTTAVFNMFKYLAHQLSGEFTLKS